The Astyanax mexicanus isolate ESR-SI-001 chromosome 4, AstMex3_surface, whole genome shotgun sequence genome segment GGAGCTTCAAAAATCCTATTTCAGAGTGAGAAAAACATACTTTCACCTCACAAAGTCTGTCGTTTGTAACCGAGACTCAAAATATGAATGTACTGTGGCCTAATATTATCACTGTGTAACTTTATTATTGGACTATCTGGATTAATAAAAGCAGAATGTTTATTACACAATcatttaatgtttcattttattttttgatcATTGATCAACAGAATGATTTTGGGGTATTCTCTTAATTTTCTCATAGTTTGAAATGGCAATTTATTAAGTGCATGATGCTCTAGCTAAACAACGAGTTAAGATCCAATAATTAGCTGTATATATGTCTGATTTTAAAGTGTGTGAGCTTTAATGAAGAAAACAGACACTTCAGATTTAATTGAGTTTATGAAATTGTTCAGATCCATTTATCCTATTCACACAGAGACCACTTTGCTTATTATGTCACAGGGTATAAATTCAGAAGCTTTAGGAAAGTTCACATATTTTTGTACTACTGTCAACACACATTAGTAGTTTTTCTTTACTGCCTCAAAGCTTCAGACCAATTGGCATGTCCTAGACAGAGTTCATAAGTTGCTTTTATGTGAGTCTTAGTTGAATCTTGAGTTAATGAGGTGCCTAGTCCAAGCCCCAGAGGTCTAAACCCAAGGAAGACTTGGACCCCAGGGACTTAAGATACAAATCTCTGCAGATTGAGTCTCTGCAGCAATGTCAGAGTTGAGTCTTGGGTCCAAATCGAGTCTGAAATCTCTGAGGCACGAGTCTGAGTTGAGTCATGCGTTTCTGAAGGGTGAGTCCAAGTTGAGTCTTTAAGGTCTCTTGGGtttgagtctaagttgagtctaaAGTTTCTGAGGCACAAGTCCCAGTCAAGTCTAGAGTCCATAAGGTACTAAGGttcagtcttgagtctctggtgtTCCAAGTCTCAAATTTTATGATTTAAGTCTCAAGTCTCTATAGCATGAGTGCCGGTTGAGTTTAAAGTCTCTGAGGTGCAAGTCCTAGTCAAGTCTTAAGCCTGTAGGTTTGGATTCTATGGTGAGTCTCAAACCTCTGAGGTTTCTGGGAAATTGAGTCTCAGTACAGTCTTGAGTCTCTGTAATTTGATTTTAAACCAGTCTAGAGTTTCAAACGTGTGAAGTTTTGGGTGTCTGAGGTAAAAGTCCAAATCCAAGTCTCAAGCCTCTAGAATTTGATTTTGTGTTGAGTCTCGAATCTCTGAGGTTTCTTGGTTTGACTCCATGTTAGGTCTACAGTCTCTGGAGTCCAAGTCTGTGCTTAGAGTGGGTTTTACTCCATATTTGACTCCAGGTTTCTGGGGTATAAGCAATTGGGATTTGATTCCGAGTTTAGTCTGTCATGCATGACTTTAAGTAAAATCTAGAGACTCTTCATGAGTCTGTATTTATTCTTAAACCTCTTCCCAGGTTTCTGAGATATGGAGtttaagtttaattttgtgtcttAAGTCTCTGGGATTTAAGGCAGGGTTAAGTATCAAGTCTCTGAGGTTTGACTTTTGGTACAGTCTAAGTCAAGTTTACAGTCTCTGTGGTGCAAGTCTATGCTTAGTCTTGTTAGGGGTAGGGGTCTTAGTTTTTGGGGTATGTTGTTGAATAACAAGCATCTGGGATTTGATTCTGAGTTAAGTCTCTTAGGCACAAGCCAGGTATAGACACTCTATATCAATCAGTGTTGATTCTCTTGGGTTCCCATCAAGAATAGAGACTCTGGGGTGTGAATGTGTCTGAGGTACGAGTCCAAGTAAAGTCTTAAGAGTCCAGGATTTGATTCTATGTTTGACCCCATGTTAAGTCTACAGTTTCTTGTGTTCAAGTTCTTGCTTAGTATTGAATCTCTGAGGTTTCTAGGGTATAAGTCTAAGTCAAATAAAAATCCCCTAGAATTTATTTTGGACTTGAGTCTCTTAAGCATGAGTTTGTGACTGAGACTCTGCATAAGTCTATGTTGATTCTCGAATCTCAGAGGTTTCTGGGGTATTGAGTCTGAGTAGAGTCTATGGGATGTGAATTTGTGTCAAGACTTGAGTATCTGAGATGCAACTCTAAGTCGAGTCTAGAGTCTCTAGAATTTGATTAGAGTCTCAAGTGGTTGAACATAAATCAACTCAAATCTCTAAGTTTTCTGGGGTGTATGCCTGTGTTGAGGCTTGAGTGTCTGGGACGTTGGTCCAAGTCGAGTCTTGAGCCTCTGGGATTTGATTCTAATCAAGTCTTGAGTCCAGTCTCAAGTTTTTAGCAGATGGTTAGTGAGTTTAGCCCTGCAGTTATATCCCTACAGCCCAGGCCAATGTCAAGTTTCCGAGGAATAAGTACCAGTACAATCTAGAGTCAATAATGTTTTGAGTGCTAGTTGAATCTTGAGTCCCTGAGTTGAATCTTGAGTTGAATCTTGTttttgagtctgaatcaagtctCAACTTTTGTGATTTGAGTCTCAATCTTGAGTCTATAATCTCTGAGGTGCATgtccaagtcaagtcttaagtctctaGGATTTGATGCCATGTGGAGTTTTCAATCTCTAAGGTTTCTTGGGTATGTTTTTTTGAGTATTTGGGATGTGGGTCCAAGTTGAGTCTTGAGCCTCTGGGATTTGATTCTAATCAAGTCTTGAGCCAGTCTCAAGTTTTTACTAGATAGTTATATTTCTACAGCACAGGCCAATATCATAGTTAGTTGAGACGCTGTTACCAGCTTTTTACTGTCCTGTTACCACCCAGTAATTCGAGACATAATAAGCAAGACACCCACTGTGTGAATAAGGTAAATGCAGAGAATTGTTGAAATCCTGGCGATGAATCAATGGGCTGTTGGTTCCTTCCGGACGCTCTCTATCCATTCCATATAATTGGAGACCTTGGTGTAGATGCCCAGTTTGTCTGTACGGCCGCATCCCTCGCCCCAGGACACGAGGCCTAGGAGGAACCACGTGTTGTGGTAGAGGGTCATCATGGGACCTCCGCTATCACCCTCGCAAGCGTCCTTGATCTTCCCGATGATTCCAGCGCACAGCACGTTCTGGGTGAGGTTGTTGACCATATGTTGGGCACACTCTGCACGATCCACAATGGGGACCTTGATGTAGCTGAGAGCCGAGCTGTAGTGGGTGGCCGTCTCGTTCGGTTTGCCCCATCCGGTCACCACCGTTTCGGTCCCGTTGCGATGGAGCACTCGCTCTGCCAGGCTGCGGCTCGGGAGGCACGCCGGCAGGATGTACGTGGTGAATTTTACCGGAGTGGACAAGCGAAGGAGGGCAATGTCGTTGTCCACAGTTAGAGGATTGTACTTTGGGTGGGAGACGATCTTCGACACGGGGATGGTCACTTCATCTCCTTCTTTCGTGAATCGTAAGTAGTCACCTAAAATAAAAGGAGAAACAAAGTCAGGACCTGAAGAGCCAAAGCAAGAGTTtggtctttttttaaaaaaaaacagaaatgttggttatctatactttactggagtaattattattcagattacgttttacttctacttcttacattgtAACCCTTTGaactttgaactctaggctgttttggtgtgttttttattcttcgtttttgttttcagttcctctttcaagTCTTATaactcttgataatcaataatcacacctctaggatacatgtagatactaaaaacctgacactcagagcagcctatacctttcagtattttgatcaggacacacaaaaaaaacatatatatacaaaaatgtaaactttttttagtctaaataaataaaaaaatgtttagtgcaaaataactactaagTAAAAATTTGCgcgtaaaataaaaactatataaagtagtggcATTTCCTCTTACAGACATTTGAGCATTGAATTGTAATGAGAAATCAGGACTAACCTAGTCGCACACTGAAGCGAAGGCTTGTTTCTAGACAGTGGGCAGCAGTTAGGACCCAACTTTCGTCAAGCAAGACGCCGCCGCAGTGGAATTTTCCTTTGGCGTTCAGAATAAGAGCCTAGAAAGCACATAAAAATCATGCATAATATGCATTAAAAACTTTTCCATCCATTTTCAGTTTACTGTGAGATTTCCAAGTATATTGACAGGTATTAAAGCCGTATAATGTATACAGTGATGCTGTAGGTGGTGTGGCTTTCTTATTCATGACCCATTCACACATTTTCTACTATGGTCAAcacattaatatattttagaaGTTGTGACTCAAGACACAAGTCCTGCGGCAGTGTCAGAGTCGAGTCTTGGGTCCAAATTGAGTCTGAAGTCTCTGAGGAACGAGTGTGAATCTCTGAGTTGAGTCTTAAGTTTCTGAAGGGTGAGTCCAAGTTGAGTCTATACTCTCTACGGTTTCTGATGCACAAGTACCAGTCAAGTCTAGAGTTCATAAGGTTTGAATCTGAGAGAATCTTGAGTCTCTGGTGTTCCGAGTCTCAGCCAAGTATTGAGTCTCTGGCATTCATGTCAAAGTTGAGTTTCTAAAGCATTTCTAAAGCATGAGTTCAGGGCGAGTCTAGAGTATCTGAGATTTGATACTATGATGAGTCTTGAATCTCTGAAGTTTCTGGAGTAAGAGACCACCTCTTGAACTGGTTTGAGTGACtgaatgttttaaatgcatcttaggTGCATTCacatttgcatatatatatatattgaacccAGGGAAGACTTGTACCCCAGCAACTCAAGACTCTGTGCATTAAGTTTGAGTCAAGATTTGAGTCGCTGCGGCAGTGTCAGAGTTAAGTCTTGGGTCCAAATCGCATCTGAAGTCTTTTAGGAACTAGTGTGAGTTGAGTCTTTGTATTGAGTCTTGAGTTTCTGAAGGGTAAGTCCAAGTTAAGTCTTTAGTCTCTATGGTTTTTTGGGTATGAGTCCGAGTTGAGTGTCAAACGTTTCTGAGGCACAAGTACCAGGGAAGTCTAGAGTGCATAAGGTGTGTATCTGAGAGAATCTTGAGTCTCTAGTGTTCGAGTCTCAgccaagtcttgagtctctggtatTTGAGTCAGAGTTGAGTTCAGGGCGAGTCTAGAGTGTCTGAGATATGAGTCCAAGTCATATCTTAAGCCTCTAGGATTTGATACTATGATGAGTCCTGAATCTCTTAAGTTTCTGGAGTATTGAGTCTGAGtagagtcttgagtctctggggtttAGATTTGTGTCTCTGGTGAGTCTCAGTCaagtcttaaatctttatgatTTAAGTCAAagttgagtctcaagtctctAAAGCATGAGTTCATGGCGAGTGTAGAGTGTCTGAGATATGAGCCCAAGTCAAGTCTTAAGCCTCAAGGATTTGATACTATGATGAGTCTTGAATCTCTGATCTTTCTAGGTCATTGAGTCTGAGtagagtcttgagtctctagggTTTAGATTTGTGTCTCGGGTTTTCGAGTCtcagtcaagtcttgagtctatAGAATTTGAGTCTTAAGTCTCTAAAAGCATGAGTTCAGGGCGAGTCTAGAGTGTCTGAGAtatgagtccaagtcaagactaaGGCCTAGGAGTCTTTAGTCTCTGGTGTCTAAGTTTGTGATAAATACCTGCCAGGGACTTTCTCCCTTTTTTCCAACTGTACCACCAGAAAGCCATGGGTGTAGAACAGGCTTGGGCTTGGTACTCTGAGACGACTTTGCGATCAAAATCTGTCCACATGAATCTTGAGCTGAAAATCAGAAACCCACAGATCATAAAAAAGTTTCTGGCACATATTATCCACAGTACAagtcttaattaattaatcaattctGCAAATtgagctgaatagtgaatagttgaacaaaaaatctccaaaacagcaactttacaggagaaagataaaaccttGTTGAGTTTTGATGTAAAGTTTTCAATGTAAAATAGTTAATAAAAGTGGATTttggagagtttctattggtccatttattaggGACTTTTGAAGCAGTGTAGGGGACAGTTTGTTCGTTCAAATTCTGTAACTAGCAAACCAAAAATCGTGTTTTTCTCTGGGCAGCAACAATATTTTGGCCTAAAGCTTTGGTTTAATAGCAGAACAGGAAGCACTGATACTCACTCTTGGGCGTGCACTCTTTAGAGTTTTCGTGGAGTTGGTATCCTTGGACGCAGCTGCAGATCCGTCCGGTTTTGTCCTTCCTGTCTTGGCAGTCGTGATCGCAGTCGCCATTGTTCACAGAGCAGTTAAAGGCTGAGGCTTCTGAGGGCCAGGCCGCACATCAGACCATCAGAACGCAGTTCTACCATCACTATAATACTTATATCAACCAACCATTATCAAAAATACTAGCAAACTACAGTCAGAACAGTAGAAAATAGATTACAGAGGAAATCCACTGATATACttctatatatttctataaaaGATACCTcacaaaaaaagttatttcatGAGAAAACTTTAGTCTAAAACATCTTTAAATCTAAGGATACACGCAGGGTGTTTTAAGATCAAACAGTTCCCTCCACtttaaatatacaggggttggacaatgaaactgaaacacctggttttacagcacaataatttattgtggtgacagacagttctggtggaaacaggagagttgaggtgcacattgaattctgccgtgatttgatcagccgtggttttatgtttttttatgatacaatccgggttagcacccgaacatccctttcagacagcttcctcttacagcttccacagttaatcctgttagatgtggttggtccttcttggtggtatgctgacattaccctggataccgtggctcttgatgcatcacaaagacttgctgtcttggtcacagatgctccagcaagacgtgcaccaacaatttgtcctcttttgaactctggtatgtcacccataatgttgtgtgcattgcaatatttagagcagaactgtgctcttaccctgctaattgaaccttcacactctgctcttactggtgcaataatgtgcaattaatgaagattggccaccatgctgctccaatttagccatgaaacctcccacactaaaatgaccggtgtttcagtttcattgtccaatccctatATATCCCAGTTGGTAGGTTTCTCTGTGAAATtatgtaaaatcttttttttttgtcttatcaaGCTTTATATGTgtgagattattttgcttatttaacTCTCTATCCCCTTTGAATTGCCCCTCGCAgacaaataaataatctaaatctgaagtaatttaaacttaaaataagcacgaAAAACCAACAGTCAAGTTATTCTGGTTCTTGTTTTcacatttaagtaaaaaaaaacagatataaggGAGGTCATAATATTCTAACGAAAGCTCGCTGGTCAGGTTGCTCAGACTAGAAGAGAGGGGGTGGAGCTATGTGCGCGTTCTGCTGACGTCAGCCTGACCCACTTTTATCCACACCCATTTTATGTCCAGAGGTGGTGAAAAACAGTGGTGTTTTATTAGATTTTGGGAAGATATTCATTATAAATACTTCCCAGGggctttaaaatgaaaataaaaagatacTTTACTTTATTGTTTCAGTGTCTACAAACAGGATGAGGCTGTAATGTGAGCTCACGTATTTGACAGTATTTCCCTTCAAAGCCATGGTCACAGTTGCAAATGTAGGACTGGTACTGGTCCACACAAAGCCCATTCTGGCAGGGGTTAGGGTTGCACTGGTTTCCATCTGATACAGATAGTAATACTAGTCTGTATAGTATAGCGCTTTGTGGGTGGAGCCACAGTAAAGCTTTAAACACTGAAGCGGAAATCACACTCACCTACGTAGCGAGTCCAGAACTCCAACTGTAGGAGGAAAGAAGCTGTTACTGATCCTCATATTTCTCAGCAcatctacaggtgcatctcaaaaaaatagaatatcattgaaaagctgCTTTATTTTATAAGAccgtgtgccaaatcctgctggaaaatgaaatctgcatcttcataaaagttgtcagtagcagaggaaagcatgaagtgctgtaagattttctaggaaaacactgcactggatttcattttccagcaggacttggcacactgcccacactgtcaaaagtaccaattggtcttatataatattttagttttttgagacactgattttttggattttcattggctgtaagctttatAATCATCAAAAAAGaaagtttaaaataaacacttaaaatagatcactctgtgtttaatacatctatataatatacgagtttcacattttgttttactgaattactaaaataaagcatcttttcaatgatattcaatttttttatgatGCACCTTTAAATGATCAGTACTGTAACGTGACTAAAcgtatgtaacaaaaaaaaatgctgtaaatactTAAAACTGCTACTTATATATTGCATAAGTCCTATATGTTGAGCAATGGAACGGCAGGACACTCCTGGTAGAAAAAGGTAGTTCCTGCAGCACTTCTGCAggtcctctctgtctctctattttacaCTATACAAAATTCACCATTTAATTGTGTAGAAACATGCAAATATTAGTGGAATTCTTCTTTAAAATACAGTTTGAATGCACGGTTGTAGGATTATTAGTATAGGATACAGACGGACCGTGCTCTCTCTGGTCTGGAAGATCTCTCTGGCTTCCTCGAAGTCACAGCGCTCCTCGATACACTCTCTCtccagagacggaggcttgatcTCCTCCAGGAAGCTGTTGGCTCTGCGGGAGCGCAGCAGCATGTGAGCACTGGGTCCACTGTGGAAGACTGATATACAGAAGACAGGATGAATAAAGAGATaataatgaatagtgaagtgaaacagactatgaagaaacactaaATAAGGAATCGTGCTgtgagattttgtgggaaaacagaactgcactgactttagacttgataataaaacacagtggatcaacaccagcagatgatggacattctctccaaaccatcactgatcatcagaaaattttacatttcatttgtaaatcaagggagaaatcagattctggaggaagagtggagagacacacagtccaaactgctcgaggtctagtgtgaagtttccaccaatcagtgatggtttggagagtcatgtctgtcatctgctggtgttgatccactgtgttttattatcaagtctaaagtcagtgcagttttgttttcc includes the following:
- the proca gene encoding vitamin K-dependent protein C isoform X1, which produces MARKLFLCFVLLIFFWADPALSSRPVFHSGPSAHMLLRSRRANSFLEEIKPPSLERECIEERCDFEEAREIFQTRESTLEFWTRYVDGNQCNPNPCQNGLCVDQYQSYICNCDHGFEGKYCQIQASAFNCSVNNGDCDHDCQDRKDKTGRICSCVQGYQLHENSKECTPKTQDSCGQILIAKSSQSTKPKPVLHPWLSGGTVGKKGESPWQALILNAKGKFHCGGVLLDESWVLTAAHCLETSLRFSVRLGDYLRFTKEGDEVTIPVSKIVSHPKYNPLTVDNDIALLRLSTPVKFTTYILPACLPSRSLAERVLHRNGTETVVTGWGKPNETATHYSSALSYIKVPIVDRAECAQHMVNNLTQNVLCAGIIGKIKDACEGDSGGPMMTLYHNTWFLLGLVSWGEGCGRTDKLGIYTKVSNYMEWIESVRKEPTAH
- the proca gene encoding vitamin K-dependent protein C isoform X2 produces the protein MARKLFLCFVLLIFFWADPALSSRPVFHSGPSAHMLLRSRRANSFLEEIKPPSLERECIEERCDFEEAREIFQTRESTLEFWTRYVEASAFNCSVNNGDCDHDCQDRKDKTGRICSCVQGYQLHENSKECTPKTQDSCGQILIAKSSQSTKPKPVLHPWLSGGTVGKKGESPWQALILNAKGKFHCGGVLLDESWVLTAAHCLETSLRFSVRLGDYLRFTKEGDEVTIPVSKIVSHPKYNPLTVDNDIALLRLSTPVKFTTYILPACLPSRSLAERVLHRNGTETVVTGWGKPNETATHYSSALSYIKVPIVDRAECAQHMVNNLTQNVLCAGIIGKIKDACEGDSGGPMMTLYHNTWFLLGLVSWGEGCGRTDKLGIYTKVSNYMEWIESVRKEPTAH